A part of Paenibacillus sp. IHBB 10380 genomic DNA contains:
- a CDS encoding Cof-type HAD-IIB family hydrolase: protein MKIIAIDLDGTLLSDNLTIQERDVIALKKGQKQNHIVTIATGRALFDAKHIMNKYNLNCPIIASNGAQIYVDNKKISEHFIGPDVTQAIIQWLNKENIYFQVYLSDKIVVSNQGIHQLEKQLNDIVSQDPHFNKDVFCESIKAQIYQYGLEEVSGIINSIDFVIKFMIVSPSRSKLKQAKEYFSQMDGCVVASSGSFNLEIMSAGVNKGLALHKLCEYYKKTVANAIVIGDNLNDMPMFKVAGIGIAMGNADERLSEVATFRTLSNNNCGVAYAFEHYIQTSEKENDNLVRKAKS from the coding sequence ATGAAGATAATCGCAATTGACTTAGATGGTACTCTGTTATCTGACAACCTAACTATCCAAGAAAGAGACGTAATCGCCTTAAAGAAAGGACAAAAGCAAAATCATATTGTAACAATTGCAACAGGAAGGGCTTTATTTGATGCAAAACACATTATGAATAAATATAATTTGAATTGTCCAATCATTGCATCGAACGGAGCTCAAATCTATGTAGATAACAAAAAAATATCCGAACATTTTATAGGTCCAGATGTAACTCAAGCTATCATACAATGGCTAAACAAAGAAAATATCTATTTTCAAGTGTATTTATCTGACAAGATTGTTGTATCAAATCAGGGAATTCATCAACTAGAAAAGCAGCTAAATGATATAGTAAGTCAAGATCCCCATTTTAACAAAGATGTGTTTTGTGAATCTATTAAAGCTCAAATCTATCAATACGGTTTAGAAGAAGTTTCTGGTATAATTAACTCTATTGATTTTGTCATCAAATTTATGATCGTTTCTCCAAGCAGAAGTAAGTTAAAGCAAGCTAAAGAATATTTTAGTCAAATGGACGGGTGTGTTGTAGCTAGCTCTGGATCATTCAACCTAGAAATTATGAGTGCAGGAGTAAATAAAGGATTAGCACTACATAAACTTTGTGAATATTACAAAAAAACTGTAGCAAATGCAATAGTGATTGGTGACAATCTAAATGATATGCCTATGTTTAAAGTAGCAGGAATAGGGATAGCCATGGGAAATGCAGATGAAAGGCTTAGTGAGGTGGCTACTTTCAGAACTTTATCGAATAATAATTGTGGTGTGGCTTATGCTTTCGAGCATTATATCCAAACGTCTGAGAAGGAAAACGACAACTTGGTTAGGAAAGCGAAATCATGA
- a CDS encoding Fic family protein, with protein sequence MSSYKNNYMQRNFSSILTHEVFELVAAISEYKGKEGLYSYQSPEILKRLQGVATIQSTESSNRIEGIVVNGKRLKKLMAESTTPQNRSENELAAYRMVLSQIHASAQEIPITPNLIKQLHGMLYKFSPGEGGHFKINDNAITERQLDGKEILRFSPTPAFQTNEAMSDLCTSFSTAMEKKYPHPLIAIGAFVLDFLCIHPFRDGNGRMARLLTLLSLYHAGYEVGRFISLEKIIEDTKDRYYATLHRSSQGWHEDGHQLVPWLEYFLGVILAAYKEFENRAGLITDGRGQKSSRIREMVKGMLGSFTAADIEERCPDIARPTINAALKKMSEEGIVLRDGMGRSAKWRVKSH encoded by the coding sequence ATGTCTAGCTATAAAAATAACTATATGCAACGGAATTTTTCATCTATTTTAACGCATGAGGTGTTCGAGCTCGTAGCGGCGATTTCTGAGTACAAAGGAAAAGAAGGGCTGTATTCGTACCAATCTCCAGAGATCCTAAAGAGACTTCAGGGAGTCGCAACCATACAAAGCACGGAATCTTCGAACCGAATTGAAGGTATTGTGGTAAACGGTAAACGACTAAAAAAGCTAATGGCTGAAAGCACTACGCCTCAAAATCGATCCGAGAATGAACTTGCTGCGTATCGTATGGTACTCTCGCAGATTCATGCTTCTGCGCAAGAGATCCCGATAACCCCTAATTTAATCAAACAGCTTCACGGGATGTTATACAAATTCTCTCCCGGTGAAGGTGGACATTTCAAAATAAACGACAATGCGATTACGGAGAGACAACTAGACGGTAAGGAAATCTTACGGTTCTCACCGACGCCTGCGTTTCAAACTAATGAGGCAATGTCTGATCTGTGTACCTCATTCTCAACAGCTATGGAGAAGAAATATCCGCATCCCTTGATCGCGATTGGAGCATTCGTTCTTGATTTTCTTTGCATCCATCCATTTAGGGATGGTAATGGAAGAATGGCTCGTCTGCTTACTCTTCTTAGTTTATATCATGCAGGTTATGAAGTCGGAAGATTTATTTCGTTGGAGAAAATTATTGAAGATACAAAAGATCGATATTACGCGACCTTGCATCGATCATCGCAAGGGTGGCATGAAGATGGGCATCAATTAGTTCCTTGGCTAGAGTATTTTCTTGGGGTCATATTGGCCGCATATAAAGAGTTTGAAAATCGCGCAGGTTTGATTACAGATGGTAGAGGGCAAAAATCATCTCGAATTAGAGAAATGGTTAAAGGGATGCTAGGTTCCTTCACTGCAGCAGATATTGAAGAACGATGCCCCGATATTGCGCGTCCGACAATTAATGCCGCACTTAAGAAAATGAGTGAGGAAGGCATTGTCCTACGGGATGGGATGGGACGTAGTGCAAAGTGGAGAGTGAAATCTCACTAG
- a CDS encoding DUF2975 domain-containing protein has protein sequence MNVKRGSTTFLKVIIFLAGIAVLALCIFLVPHMANFAAKLYPNIAPMKYLVFIVMYGAAVPFYFALYQALNLLRYIDENTAFSELSVKALKNIKCCAITISGLYVLGLPLFRFIAKKVDPPIGLMGLIIIFASLIIAVFAAILQRLLQEAINIKSENGLTV, from the coding sequence ATGAATGTTAAACGAGGTTCAACCACTTTTTTAAAGGTAATTATTTTTCTGGCTGGGATTGCAGTGCTTGCTTTGTGTATATTTTTAGTGCCCCATATGGCGAATTTTGCAGCAAAATTGTATCCAAATATTGCCCCAATGAAATATCTCGTTTTTATCGTGATGTATGGAGCGGCTGTGCCTTTTTACTTTGCTCTCTATCAGGCTTTAAATCTTTTACGGTATATTGACGAGAACACAGCGTTCTCGGAATTATCTGTAAAGGCGTTAAAGAACATAAAGTGCTGTGCGATTACAATCAGTGGTTTGTATGTATTAGGTTTGCCACTCTTTCGTTTTATAGCAAAGAAAGTAGACCCTCCTATTGGATTAATGGGACTTATCATCATTTTTGCTTCGTTGATTATCGCCGTTTTTGCTGCTATCCTACAACGGCTTCTACAAGAAGCGATTAACATAAAATCAGAAAATGGTTTGACGGTCTGA
- a CDS encoding N-acetylglucosamine-6-phosphate deacetylase: protein MQFNTSFTSPAYLETSGVMSLANISYNNNEWIHFEIGEEGFSKKSGAYLVPSLPIEFHCHGIGDYDFSNLDELNIEKVNTLAEYEGIFCVPSIFLPHNQLDQFVTFMKDFHKQKKKGFYRNILGISLEGPLLASFAGTPEKGNWAPKKEEWEKIASCGEYGLIYTVLSPDAMTENSYLKKYITEEHPSLDWIVDTLVEAGIKPALGHFQKAYPEETSKLIMKVIDTAQKRSNYTGSDAVITDHLFNDMPNNFKHTWRTSQERVHRLEGLKNARLDQWKLDDINSVVGEVPGTLMRAAKEGLLTICMNFDGEHVDLEVARRVVEIVGSKGIIAMTDRIDTDSMCGQSLQKIEGNNLWYQGKGYVAAGSYTIDRLMHNIRAIGFNEKDVWNMTSFVPLQACNYLHTLENLSMKPFSFIDETKKRTHFKAPVPELVLA from the coding sequence ATGCAGTTTAATACATCATTTACTAGTCCAGCCTATCTTGAAACAAGCGGGGTTATGAGCCTTGCTAATATTTCCTATAATAACAATGAATGGATTCATTTTGAAATAGGCGAAGAAGGGTTTTCCAAGAAATCTGGTGCTTATTTAGTTCCATCCCTCCCAATAGAATTTCACTGCCATGGAATTGGTGATTATGATTTTAGTAATTTAGATGAATTAAATATTGAAAAAGTCAATACACTAGCCGAATATGAAGGAATTTTCTGTGTACCTTCCATCTTTCTTCCACATAACCAATTAGATCAATTTGTAACTTTTATGAAAGATTTTCATAAGCAAAAGAAAAAGGGGTTCTATCGTAATATTTTAGGTATATCATTAGAAGGACCATTATTGGCTAGTTTTGCAGGTACACCAGAAAAAGGAAACTGGGCACCAAAGAAAGAAGAATGGGAAAAAATTGCATCTTGTGGTGAATATGGTCTCATTTATACTGTACTTTCTCCAGATGCTATGACTGAAAACTCCTATCTAAAGAAGTATATAACTGAGGAGCATCCAAGCTTAGACTGGATTGTGGATACGCTGGTAGAAGCTGGGATTAAGCCTGCGTTAGGTCATTTCCAAAAGGCATATCCAGAAGAAACTTCAAAGCTTATTATGAAGGTTATAGATACGGCGCAAAAACGTAGTAATTATACTGGATCAGATGCTGTAATAACAGACCACTTATTTAATGATATGCCTAATAATTTTAAACACACTTGGAGAACATCTCAAGAAAGAGTGCATAGATTAGAAGGATTAAAAAATGCTCGATTGGACCAATGGAAACTAGATGATATAAACTCAGTAGTTGGAGAAGTTCCTGGTACTTTAATGAGAGCTGCTAAAGAAGGTTTGTTAACAATCTGTATGAATTTTGATGGTGAGCATGTAGATTTAGAAGTTGCGCGGAGAGTTGTGGAGATCGTTGGCTCTAAGGGTATTATTGCAATGACAGACCGTATTGACACAGATTCTATGTGTGGTCAGTCATTACAAAAGATTGAAGGGAATAATTTATGGTATCAAGGAAAAGGATATGTAGCGGCGGGCTCTTATACAATTGATCGACTCATGCATAATATTCGCGCTATCGGTTTTAATGAAAAGGATGTATGGAATATGACCTCATTTGTTCCATTACAAGCTTGTAATTACCTACATACACTTGAGAATCTATCCATGAAACCATTCAGTTTTATAGATGAAACTAAAAAAAGAACACATTTTAAAGCTCCTGTGCCAGAACTGGTTCTAGCTTAA
- a CDS encoding helix-turn-helix domain-containing protein, producing MTIIINIDVMLAKRKMSVTELSERVGITMANLSNLKNGKAKAVRFSTLEAICKTLDCQPGDILEYKSDEDTQ from the coding sequence ATGACAATTATCATTAATATTGATGTGATGTTAGCAAAACGAAAAATGAGCGTAACGGAGCTTTCGGAGAGAGTTGGAATTACTATGGCGAATCTCTCCAATCTGAAAAATGGGAAAGCAAAAGCGGTTCGTTTTTCAACATTAGAAGCGATATGTAAGACTTTGGATTGTCAGCCAGGTGATATTTTGGAGTACAAAAGCGACGAAGACACTCAATAA
- a CDS encoding beta-lactamase family protein, producing MTCFLVFLFHCGFLYSNADDLLRWVKALADRTIINKESYQKMITPNDFLWYIGASVGYGCFVNNDPVNEVFVDGNIYGYTCSVHSYVNGEFTVIVLSNNDAVPTGRIVKGIKSILLSQEPEVMVKPDIQENMDYEKYKSFTGDYCFPPTGWRFTISFEGGGLNVDRLFIQESKRRKYLLKLVSESADLVVFACEVCDSTFTFHIDSMGKIQKVIYAWDKLELPYKRRLDALPM from the coding sequence TTGACTTGCTTTTTGGTATTTCTGTTCCATTGCGGCTTTCTGTACTCCAATGCAGATGACTTGTTGAGATGGGTAAAAGCATTGGCTGACCGTACGATAATTAACAAGGAATCGTATCAAAAGATGATAACCCCCAACGACTTTTTGTGGTACATAGGGGCGTCGGTAGGTTATGGCTGTTTCGTAAATAACGATCCGGTGAATGAGGTGTTTGTAGATGGAAACATCTATGGTTACACCTGTAGCGTTCACAGCTACGTGAATGGTGAGTTTACTGTTATCGTACTAAGCAATAATGATGCAGTACCGACAGGCAGAATTGTAAAGGGGATTAAAAGCATACTGTTATCTCAGGAACCAGAAGTCATGGTGAAACCGGATATACAAGAGAATATGGATTATGAAAAATACAAATCATTTACCGGAGATTATTGCTTCCCACCGACAGGTTGGAGGTTTACAATCAGCTTCGAAGGTGGAGGTTTAAATGTAGATCGGCTCTTCATTCAGGAATCAAAACGGAGGAAATATCTATTAAAACTAGTATCTGAAAGTGCTGACCTCGTTGTTTTTGCATGCGAGGTTTGCGATAGCACCTTTACATTCCATATAGATTCCATGGGAAAAATACAAAAAGTAATTTATGCTTGGGATAAATTAGAACTACCCTATAAGCGGAGACTCGATGCATTACCGATGTAG
- a CDS encoding LacI family DNA-binding transcriptional regulator — protein sequence MTNITEIARKANVSRTTVSRVLNNHPYVKPEKRNAVLQAMKELNYVPNFNAVNLSKGKTNVIGVIVPRISHPFFSNLIEGISKECNKHNYSLLVHQTNNDPEQELEFFNKLKYKLVDGLILGSCISPCHILDELSYFGKVVSCEASGSKQIANVFINHKSGMQMAINHLRDQGHQAIGLCIGNPKSGVGMSRKKSFFHYQKEYGLKWRDNWYFDEQYTIEDGIEVAKTLLEQPFRPMAMVVGSDYVAAGIIYEAKNQGIRIPEDLAVIGFDNQTISKVVDLTTIHQPIKELGETAANLLYNLINNKDVPTINTLELELIKRKST from the coding sequence ATGACTAATATTACAGAGATAGCCAGGAAAGCAAACGTTTCTCGAACAACGGTATCTAGGGTTCTCAATAATCATCCTTATGTCAAACCTGAAAAACGAAATGCTGTTTTACAAGCCATGAAGGAATTAAATTACGTCCCGAATTTCAATGCTGTAAACCTATCCAAAGGAAAGACGAATGTAATTGGAGTAATTGTACCTAGAATTAGCCATCCGTTTTTTAGCAACTTAATTGAAGGAATAAGTAAAGAGTGTAATAAACATAATTATAGTTTACTCGTGCACCAGACTAATAACGACCCTGAACAAGAACTAGAGTTTTTTAACAAATTAAAATACAAGCTTGTTGATGGTCTTATTTTGGGATCATGTATAAGTCCTTGCCACATACTCGATGAATTATCTTATTTTGGAAAAGTCGTTTCCTGCGAAGCTTCTGGAAGTAAACAAATTGCAAATGTATTTATTAATCATAAGTCCGGAATGCAAATGGCTATTAATCACTTAAGAGATCAAGGCCATCAAGCCATTGGTCTATGTATAGGAAATCCTAAAAGTGGTGTGGGAATGAGCAGAAAGAAATCATTTTTTCACTATCAAAAGGAATACGGCTTAAAATGGAGAGATAATTGGTACTTTGATGAACAGTATACAATTGAGGATGGAATTGAAGTAGCAAAAACACTTTTAGAGCAGCCGTTCCGTCCTATGGCTATGGTTGTAGGAAGTGATTATGTAGCTGCCGGAATCATCTACGAAGCTAAGAATCAGGGAATACGGATACCTGAAGATTTGGCAGTTATAGGATTTGATAATCAGACAATATCGAAAGTGGTGGATCTTACAACGATACATCAACCCATTAAAGAGTTGGGTGAGACAGCAGCAAATTTATTATATAATTTAATTAATAATAAAGATGTTCCAACCATTAATACATTGGAACTAGAGCTTATTAAAAGAAAGTCAACATAA
- a CDS encoding M60 family metallopeptidase encodes MDVDSIDKVPSLVFFQQEGSWSSYLKEVELRPGNNTITVPEILTDSLYSIDVTKGGPVYIVNPFTPAEQGKAPLIRFEGLERFPVMTKATNVEQFKSFLTAYKQSLDQDKVAHPNVKDRKLIDVVEMVSDRIVFTGTATDAYNQYITQGHNPMDTLTGYDFWMQKSFGFYGLDGRSEIHDPKLIRENIRLMQPWGYMYAAGDHVGIQREQADLPLSDFSKSYPGWGLNHEIGHRMAVEEREYGEITNNMISMMMSVDYHVLELDNPIRINYEAELYKYVIAENKVEMAKLGFDARLGPFWQLEMAYPGYWNKLNSLYRERKVTLTIDDDNSKQQYLVEFSSEVLGLDLSSFFARHGFNVNPETREKLVKYPASDKLWYLNHTVVNYTGTGIADKNATLEVGITNITTNSNTLSLNIDQAYQNDLLGYEIYRNGELVGFTSTNQFVDQGVEINTNYTYQVVAYDKKLKTLNPVETFVPAVSEWKPNTYYAVGALVTYNGSIYTCSQAHTTLTGWEPPIVPALWLLK; translated from the coding sequence GTGGATGTAGATTCAATCGATAAAGTGCCTTCGTTAGTCTTTTTCCAACAAGAGGGTTCATGGTCCAGTTATCTCAAAGAAGTGGAACTACGTCCAGGTAACAATACGATAACCGTACCGGAGATCCTCACGGATAGTTTATATTCAATTGATGTCACCAAAGGCGGCCCAGTGTACATCGTAAATCCATTCACTCCTGCAGAGCAGGGGAAGGCGCCTCTCATCAGATTTGAAGGGTTAGAGAGATTCCCTGTAATGACGAAGGCTACGAATGTGGAACAATTTAAATCTTTCTTAACAGCATATAAACAGAGTCTAGACCAAGACAAAGTTGCACATCCAAATGTTAAAGATCGTAAACTAATAGACGTAGTTGAGATGGTTAGCGATCGAATCGTATTTACCGGAACGGCTACCGATGCGTACAATCAATATATTACGCAGGGCCATAACCCAATGGATACATTAACGGGCTATGACTTCTGGATGCAAAAGAGCTTTGGCTTCTATGGTCTGGATGGCCGTAGTGAGATCCACGATCCTAAGCTGATCAGGGAAAATATAAGATTGATGCAGCCGTGGGGTTATATGTATGCAGCAGGTGACCATGTAGGGATCCAACGCGAACAGGCAGATCTTCCTTTGAGTGATTTCAGCAAGTCGTATCCAGGCTGGGGCTTGAATCACGAGATTGGGCATCGCATGGCTGTTGAAGAACGAGAGTACGGTGAGATTACGAATAACATGATATCCATGATGATGTCAGTAGACTATCATGTTCTGGAACTGGATAATCCGATCAGGATCAACTATGAAGCTGAACTCTATAAATATGTCATTGCAGAAAATAAAGTGGAGATGGCCAAACTGGGATTTGATGCTAGATTAGGACCGTTTTGGCAGTTGGAGATGGCTTATCCAGGATACTGGAACAAGTTAAACAGCCTATATAGAGAAAGGAAAGTCACGCTTACAATTGATGATGATAACTCGAAACAGCAATATTTAGTCGAATTCTCTTCCGAGGTGCTAGGCTTAGATTTAAGCAGCTTTTTTGCTAGACACGGATTCAACGTAAACCCTGAAACAAGGGAGAAATTAGTTAAATATCCGGCTTCCGACAAGCTATGGTATCTGAATCATACGGTGGTCAATTATACAGGCACAGGAATAGCAGATAAGAATGCGACATTAGAAGTAGGTATAACGAATATAACGACTAACTCCAACACATTAAGCTTGAATATCGATCAAGCCTATCAGAATGACCTCTTAGGCTATGAAATCTACAGAAACGGTGAACTAGTTGGCTTTACGAGTACAAATCAATTTGTGGACCAAGGTGTCGAGATAAATACGAATTATACGTACCAAGTCGTTGCGTATGATAAAAAGCTAAAAACGTTGAATCCAGTGGAGACTTTCGTGCCGGCAGTTTCCGAATGGAAACCAAACACATATTACGCGGTTGGAGCGCTAGTTACCTACAACGGTTCCATCTATACATGTAGTCAAGCTCACACCACACTAACTGGCTGGGAACCACCTATCGTTCCTGCTTTGTGGTTGCTAAAATAA
- a CDS encoding GNAT family N-acetyltransferase, with the protein MEIRQLTVDEFEERMALSQFAFQNRLSPDDMENQRLEFRPDQEWGVFDEQGKLLSSLLLFPLEVWIQERKFAMGGIGGVATWPETRRQGCVSKLLEHSLETMRKNGQTVSMLHPFSIPFYRKFGWEMTVEVKKYTIKTGQLPHRVDVSGRVERMPKPDIDILDLVYTQYASRYTGTLIRTADWWEQKILYKPGIVAVYTTDTGKVEGYVFYEVANGKLTIHELVSINETARLALWTYIGNHDSMIDEVILMAPMDDSLPFLLPDPRIKQEVFSYFMSRIVDVEAFVSQYAWLPREREEEVIITLTDDHAPWNNGVFKLVWSKEGVARLDRVEMAKVDKESGEMEVCGITCDIQALTVMLLGTRKPSWLCEVGRMSGSKESVALLEQRIPIRMTHLMDFF; encoded by the coding sequence ATGGAAATTAGACAACTAACGGTAGATGAATTCGAGGAAAGGATGGCCTTATCGCAATTCGCTTTCCAAAATCGACTATCACCGGACGATATGGAAAACCAGAGGCTAGAATTCCGTCCGGATCAGGAGTGGGGTGTGTTTGACGAGCAGGGTAAGCTACTGTCCTCGTTATTGCTTTTCCCCCTAGAAGTTTGGATTCAAGAACGGAAGTTTGCCATGGGTGGAATTGGGGGAGTAGCGACATGGCCGGAAACGAGAAGGCAAGGTTGCGTAAGTAAGCTTCTTGAGCATTCGCTTGAAACGATGCGTAAGAATGGACAGACGGTCAGTATGTTGCACCCATTCTCCATTCCCTTTTATCGTAAATTCGGTTGGGAAATGACAGTTGAGGTGAAGAAGTACACGATTAAAACTGGCCAACTTCCTCATCGGGTAGATGTATCGGGACGTGTTGAGCGGATGCCTAAGCCAGACATAGACATCCTTGATTTGGTGTATACACAATATGCTTCACGCTATACAGGAACGCTTATTAGGACGGCGGACTGGTGGGAGCAAAAGATTCTGTATAAGCCGGGGATTGTAGCGGTTTATACGACTGACACGGGTAAGGTAGAAGGTTACGTGTTCTATGAGGTAGCAAATGGCAAGCTGACGATTCATGAGTTAGTAAGTATTAATGAGACGGCTCGGCTGGCTCTGTGGACCTATATAGGTAATCATGACTCCATGATCGATGAAGTTATCCTGATGGCTCCTATGGATGACTCGCTACCATTCTTACTTCCTGATCCTAGAATTAAGCAGGAGGTTTTTTCATACTTCATGTCGCGGATCGTAGATGTGGAAGCTTTCGTGAGCCAATATGCATGGCTACCAAGGGAGCGGGAGGAAGAAGTGATAATTACGCTAACTGATGACCATGCACCTTGGAATAATGGCGTATTTAAGCTGGTGTGGAGTAAAGAAGGTGTGGCTCGGCTTGATCGAGTTGAAATGGCGAAAGTGGATAAGGAAAGTGGCGAAATGGAAGTATGCGGGATAACCTGTGATATTCAAGCGCTAACTGTGATGTTACTTGGAACTCGCAAGCCTTCTTGGTTATGTGAAGTGGGACGAATGAGTGGATCTAAAGAGAGTGTAGCGCTGTTAGAACAGAGGATTCCGATTCGTATGACACACTTGATGGATTTCTTTTAG
- a CDS encoding sugar phosphate isomerase/epimerase family protein, whose protein sequence is MSKPQVGIQLYSVRDRSEKDFLGTIREIGEIGYKNVQLAGYYGHSAKEVRQALVDSGLNATSAHVGLTVNEASVWENLKISVEYTVELGVRRFIVPSYPLEDNPTLDDVYKMADTLAEAAKIVKAAGLEFGYHNHAFEFMPVEGKPVIDHILERVPADQLFAEFDLGWVKAAGQDPAAYVNKYAGRLPVVHAKDFKADGKDTEIGKGTVDWDSTLAACEAAGVEYVIIEQEQYDVSSLESARLNYAWFKERGWI, encoded by the coding sequence ATGAGTAAACCACAAGTAGGAATTCAATTATATTCCGTTCGAGATCGTAGCGAGAAGGATTTTCTGGGGACGATTCGGGAAATTGGAGAAATTGGCTATAAGAATGTACAGTTAGCCGGATACTACGGTCACTCGGCTAAGGAAGTCCGTCAAGCACTAGTGGATTCCGGTTTGAATGCAACTTCTGCGCATGTCGGTCTTACTGTTAATGAAGCATCCGTCTGGGAAAACCTGAAGATATCTGTGGAGTATACTGTTGAGCTTGGTGTGAGGCGTTTTATCGTGCCTTCTTATCCACTTGAAGACAATCCAACACTAGATGATGTGTACAAAATGGCGGATACCCTCGCAGAAGCAGCTAAGATCGTTAAAGCTGCTGGACTTGAATTCGGATACCATAACCATGCGTTCGAATTCATGCCGGTTGAGGGTAAGCCAGTTATTGATCACATTCTGGAGAGAGTTCCAGCAGATCAGCTGTTCGCGGAGTTCGACTTAGGATGGGTTAAGGCAGCAGGTCAAGATCCAGCAGCATACGTGAACAAATATGCAGGGCGTCTTCCCGTCGTTCATGCGAAGGATTTTAAAGCAGATGGCAAGGATACGGAAATCGGTAAAGGCACTGTCGACTGGGATTCTACATTAGCGGCTTGCGAAGCGGCTGGTGTGGAGTATGTCATCATTGAGCAAGAGCAATATGATGTATCCTCGCTAGAAAGTGCGAGGCTCAACTATGCTTGGTTCAAAGAACGTGGTTGGATTTAA
- a CDS encoding YczE/YyaS/YitT family protein, giving the protein MNYFFQRCLIYIIGLFVLSLGIVCMIKSNVGIAPWDALNVALSKRIGLSIGSWVFIVGGILIFVNSLIKMKPPNIAGFIPIFIIGAFFDLLNLKILSFIKVDILLFQWSLFFVGLCILALGIAIYLRASFPSVPNDELMLAITARTGWGINVTKTIGETIGFVLAIVLQGPVGLGTIIVLLCLGVFVGLFDQLLHKVGMPRSIYSKAYSQENVDL; this is encoded by the coding sequence ATGAACTATTTCTTTCAAAGATGTCTGATTTATATTATTGGATTATTTGTTTTATCTCTAGGTATTGTTTGTATGATTAAATCCAATGTAGGAATTGCTCCATGGGATGCCTTGAATGTTGCATTATCAAAACGAATCGGACTTTCAATTGGATCATGGGTTTTCATTGTTGGTGGAATCCTTATTTTTGTAAATAGCCTGATAAAAATGAAGCCTCCTAATATAGCTGGTTTTATTCCTATCTTCATTATTGGAGCTTTTTTTGACCTTTTAAACTTAAAGATTCTATCTTTTATAAAAGTAGATATTTTACTTTTTCAATGGAGTTTATTTTTTGTAGGACTATGTATACTGGCCTTGGGAATTGCTATTTACTTGCGGGCATCTTTTCCCTCCGTACCAAATGATGAGTTGATGTTAGCTATCACTGCACGAACAGGTTGGGGTATTAATGTTACAAAAACTATTGGGGAAACTATAGGTTTTGTACTTGCAATTGTACTCCAAGGTCCGGTTGGATTAGGAACCATTATTGTACTTCTATGTCTTGGGGTATTCGTAGGTCTGTTTGATCAACTATTACACAAGGTGGGAATGCCACGTTCTATTTACAGTAAGGCGTACAGTCAGGAGAATGTCGATTTATAA